Proteins from a genomic interval of Trichoderma breve strain T069 chromosome 2, whole genome shotgun sequence:
- a CDS encoding AAA ATPase domain-containing protein produces MGESAATTFASIFVLAFGFAAAGYIYHRSYKMLVLKKMTRAFEPGDPVLDLATTAKEVPRTVAPEDEHWVQRPEQEHVDRIIDGRESGHYYLFMGEKGTGKSSMLIEAMRKTDGDGVAMFEAHADTEIVRIRLGKCLDYEFHEDYIGGYFSERGPRETTALLDIERALNKLEKVAMKLVQKRKKPLVVIVNQLHLLRNNEEGRDLIELFQQRAEQWAAANLVTMVFNTDDYWVYERLKLLATRMEVLAVTDLPKSQAINALRKYRMRYFKEIPNHHELEDVYDRIGGRLSFLNRVAKSKDMIRTCEQIKDTEKKWFLNQCWILGSEMDDDVMDQQKWAAAAMVLALALVDKEEEMAKTYDPVVGHLLPTFPFHIAQELMTRADFIRDLDSLNLFTVTSQADVRASSVPMHLAFKEICAEPRFRKHLEDTIQRISDIESLGRTRELVAKDLVLGGEYDIQTTRKGITVKLKQPEENDD; encoded by the exons atgggcgaAAGTGCCGCCACCACGTTTGCGTCCATCTTTGTCCTTGCCTTTggatttgctgctgccggctACATCTACCATAGGAGCTACAAGATGCTtgtcttgaagaagatgacgcGCGCATTCGAACCAGGCGACCCAGTTCTCGACCTGGCGACAACCGCAAAGGAAGTGCCTCGAACAGTGGCTCCCGAGGATGAGCACTGGGTCCAACGCCCTGAACAGGAGCATGTGGACAGAATCATTGACGGCAGAGAATCCGGTCACTATTATCTCTTCatgggagagaagggaaCTGGCAAAAGCAGCATGCTCATCGAAGCTATGCGTAAGACTGACGGTGATGGCGTGGCCATGTTTGAAGCTCATGCCGACACTGAAATCGTAAGAATACGCCTGGGAAAATGTCTCGACTATGAGTTCCACGAGGACTACATTGGAGGCTACTTCAGCGAGCGAGGTCCTCGTGAGACCACTGCTCTGCTTGACATCGAACGAGCCTTGAACAAGCTAGAAAAGGTGGCTATGAAGCTCGTccaaaaaaggaagaagccgcTCGTCGTCATTGTGAACCAGCTGCATCTTCTAAGGAACaatgaagaaggcagagaCCTGATTGAGCTTTTTCAGCAGCGTGCTGAACAGTGGGCAGCTGCAAACCTGGTCACGATGGTATTCAATACTGACGATTACTGGGTATACGAGCGGCTGAAACTCCTAGCCACTCGCATGGAAGTTCTCGCTGTTACTGATTTACCAAAGTCCCAAGCCATCAATGCCCTGCGGAAATACCGTATGCGATATTTCAAGGAGATTCCTAACCACCACGAGCTCGAAGATGTATACGACCGCATCGGCGGCCGCTTAAGCTTTTTGAACCGTGTGGCAAAAAGCAAGGATATGATTCGCACGTGTGAACAGATCAAAGACACCGAGAAGAAGTGGTTTCTCAACCAATGCTGGATCCTTGGCTcagagatggatgatgacgtGATGGATCAGCAGAAATGGGCG GCGGCTGCCATGGTTCTTGCTCTGGCGCTtgttgacaaagaagaagagatggccaAAACGTACGACCCAGTCGTGGGTCACCTGTTGCCAACATTCCCTTTCCACATAGCCCAGGAGCTCATGACTCGAGCCGACTTCATCCGAGACCTCGATAGTCTGAACCTCTTTACTGTCACCAGCCAAGCAGACGTTCGTGCAAGCAGCGTCCCGATGCACCTCGCCTTCAAGGAGATATGCGCTGAGCCTCGGTTCCGGAAGCACCTGGAAGACACCATTCAGAGAATCTCTGATATTGAGAGCTTGGGTCGTACCCGAGAGCTCGTTGCCAAGGATCTGGTCCTTGGTGGCGAATATGACATTCAGACAACCCGCAAGGGCATCACGGTCAAATTGAAGCAGCCGGAAGAAAACGACGACTAA
- a CDS encoding myb-like DNA-binding domain-containing protein: MPANAKWPDFQLASKLRYFMGSSAPESTQSETTSQLDPAKREQLESAQEGEGDQDLGGEGYTASMAEIDDARVEEMEDVDNYPDEGETADVDVDFGDLEIDIAKRAKSTTSKRKKSKRKSLQHTEIAEDEPTDANQYTTSAPTAAEDDERGPDALEDATTEMDALDLVQAQASQKKKKKRKGSDSVDGKRNKKRKGIEDAHPAAEQTQDETENLDARNNAASPQLGTAIEDDVADADEQLSPSVARARRRSQTGEETRSRENSVPFRAQVAPMAPMAIDSLPQEEASNDQRDTSGDHVDDRDDEEMLNIARQVWREHKSSQHEASNGANETNLDQNATGVNGSGDSAQAEEQPTESPARRRSTRTKVKPVLLVQETKTETPSKKNRQALGELPSPSANTPKPRARAKRATKKQTQQPLQPLEEDAENAEYEEPTARTGDSGNYTQGRFTEAEFDGIARVIEQFRDEYGMTQAEVNQMIQAPGGTTAGDAHARLWYRLFEVCPDRKRQKVINVARKKYHNFVARGTWTPEQDEELSQLIAVHGNKWSEIAGLINRHPEDVRDRYRNYIVCGPYQRKDVWSEEEEQLLSQVVEEAVEAIEEFRKVHPNNPIYKKNIEDIIDWQDISKNMERKRSRLQCITKWKAMQNRLSGKKKDKKSASEKKPASEKKKPRQQLASMHEEEQYRLVLAIQQASVLLDADIPWAKLLDKKFRGQWSLHTQVLLWDRLKQTVPGWESLTVLDVAQHIINEYNRTGGLPEINGSGYDDDEREKEILQQLRFRNRPAPAPTPKSAEFVEDSGAEETGAAENNKADITIDPALMEAPPPSPPKATPKPKKKTYSRKGKSKKATLDIQDPIEDSEPAITLAAADEGEESNLEEAQTPQIMIPKKFMATKGRKEENGVAALPAEPYSDSDMDDMEDLPAKILA; encoded by the exons aTGCCTGCCAACGCCAAATGGCCCGATTTCCAGCTGGCTTCCAAATTGCGCTATTTCATGGGCTCAAGTGCACCTGAGTCGACTCAATCGGAAACGACTTCACAGCTCGACCCAGCAAAACGCGAGCAACTCGAATCTGCCCaggaaggcgaaggcgatCAAGATCTGGGAGGCGAGGGATACACTGCCTCAATGGCTGAGATTGATGACGCTCGTGtcgaggagatggaagatgttgACAACTACCCTGACGAAGGCGAAACTGCCGACGTCGATGTCGACTTTGGCGATCTCGAAAT TGATATCGCGAAACGCGCCAAATCta CCACCTCAAAGCGCAAGAAATCGAAGAGAAAGTCTTTGCAGCATACCGAAATCGCCGAGGATGAGCCAACCGACGCAAATCAATACACAACGAGTGCTCCCACCGctgccgaggatgacgaaCGAGGACCCGATGCGCTTGAAGATGCTACCACCGAGATGGATGCACTGGACTTGGTGCAGGCCCAAGCCtctcaaaagaagaagaagaaacggAAAGGGTCCGACTCCGTGGACGGCAAgcgaaacaagaagagaaagggcATTGAAGATGCCCACCCGGCTGCTGAGCAGACGCAAGACGAGACCGAGAACCTGGATGCCAGAAACAATGCCGCCAGTCCCCAACTCGGCACTGCAattgaggatgatgtcgcTGATGCCGATGAGCAATTGTCGCCCAGCGTTGCCCGTGCTCGCCGTCGCAGCCAGACGGGAGAGGAAACTCGCTCGAGGGAGAATAGTGTACCTTTCCGAGCTCAAGTTGCCCCCATGGCTCCCATGGCAATTGATTCGCTtccgcaagaagaagcctcaAATGACCAGCGAGACACATCTGGTGACCACGTAGATGATCGTGATGACGAGGAAATGCTCAACATCGCGCGACAGGTATGGAGAGAGCATAAGAGTAGCCAACATGAAGCGAGCAATGGGGCAAACGAAACGAACCTTGATCAGAATGCAACCGGTGTCAACGGCTCTGGAGATTCTGCTCAAGCAGAGGAGCAGCCAACTGAAAGCCCAGCACGACGGCGATCTACGAGAACAAAGGTGAAACCTGTGTTGCTTGTGCAGGAGACCAAAACGGAGACGCCTTCCAAGAAGAACCGTCAAGCACTTGGAGAGCTGCCGTCCCCCTCCGCCAACACACCAAAGCCGAGAGCCCGGGCTAAGCGTGCTACTAAGAAACAGACGCAGCAGCCCTTGCAGCCCTTGGAAGAGGATGCTGAAAACGCAGAATACGAAGAGCCAACGGCGAGAACAGGCGATTCGGGAAATTACACGCAAGGACGATTCACAGAAGCTGAATTCGACGGCATTGCCCGCGTTATTGAACAGTTCCGCGACGAATATGGAATGACCCAGGCTGAAGTTAATCAG ATGATCCAAGCACCTGGAGGTACAACAGCCGGTGATGCTCATGCACGCCTCTGGTACCGCCTCTTTGAAGTGTGCCCTGACCGCAAGAGGCAAAAGGTCATCAACGTTGCGCGCAAAAAATACCATAATTTTGTTGCACGAGGAACATGGACACCggaacaagatgaagagctttcTCAGCTCATTGCCGTGCATGGAAACAAATGGTCCGAAATTGCTGGTCTCATCAACCGCCATCCTGAGGATGTACGAGATCGGTATCGCAATTACATTGTGTGCGGCCCGTACCAACGTAAGGATGTGTggagcgaagaagaagagcagctgcTGTCACAGGTTGTCGAAGAGGCAGTGGAGGCTATTGAAGAATTTCGAAAAGTACACCCCAACAATCCCATATACAAGAAAAACATTGAGGACATAATCGACTGGCAAGATATCAGCAAGAATATGGAAAGAAAGCGGAGCCGGCTGCAATGCATCACAAAGTGGAAGGCAATGCAGAATCGCCTTtctgggaagaagaaggataaGAAGTCTGCCTccgagaagaagcccgcctccgagaagaaaaaac CTCGTCAACAACTCGCAAGTATGCATGAAGAGGAGCAATACCGTTTGGTGTTGGCAATCCAACAGGCCTCTGTCCTTTTAGACGCTGATATTCCTTGGGCAAAACTCCTTGATAAGAAATTCCGCGGCCAATGGAGTCTTCACACTCAGGTATTGCTCTGGGACCGTCTGAAACAGACAGTCCCCGGCTGGGAATCTTTGACAGTACTAGACGTTGCGCAACACATCATCAACGAATATAACCGAACGGGAGGCCTGCCTGAAATCAATGGCAGTGGctacgatgatgatgagcgaGAGAAAGAAATTCTTCAGCAACTTCGTTTCCGAAACaggccagcaccagcaccaacaCCGAAAAGTGCCGAGTTTGTCGAGGATTCTGGTGCAGAGGAGACTGGGGCAGCTGAAAACAACAAGGCTGACATAACTATTGATCCAGCCTTGATGGAAGCGCCACCGCCTTCACCTCCAAAGGCCACGCCCAaaccaaagaagaagacgtacTCCAGGAAGGGTAAGTCGAAAAAGGCGACTCTTGACATCCAGGACCCTATCGAAGACAGCGAACCGGCTATAACCttagctgctgctgatgaggGCGAAGAGTCAAATCTCGAGGAAGCGCAGACTCCACAGATAATGATTCCCAAGAAATTCATGGCGACCAAGGGCAGAAAGGAGGAAAACGGCGTTGCTGCTCTGCCGGCGGAGCCTTACTCAGACAGCGATATGGATGACATGGAAGATCTCCCGGCCAAGATTCTGGCCTAA
- a CDS encoding flavin-binding monooxygenase-like domain-containing protein, producing MAMVDVESRRQRVAVVGLGAMGIVAVKNLLEEGFDVVGFERSNYVGGLWHFTEDEETLSIIESTTVNVSIDRASFTDFPFPIGTSTFCTAKEVERYLEAYVEHFDLRPHFRLSTSVWSVAREDDDGRWRLDFENRPSEWFDKVIMATGPHIRPMMPVLEGAELFTGRLIHSKAFKRPEVFSGQQVVVVGLGNTGSDIADALVGHASEISISHHHGAVIMPRLLDGVAATSRISYRFINLQGVLNKLFPKLAERLYNKKARQIMSDAFGKVDPAWGLDPALSVLVANPVISDTLIANLRSKAVVSIKGIRRFLGDRQIELTSGEVIEADAVICCTGYKNDFSLLEKAYDPSSMPSPSWLHAPGSKNRPYPRLYQNVFSMSAPDSLAFLGCVWFVTGAFCLADLASMCIAQVWSGKASLPPRLKMQQWVDKQEKRICTLAQSGAVIPTAVPPSEWLSWADKTAGTGVEENVGWGWKGWIFWWRERKLWKMVMDGPFTSAFWRLFPGRRKHWEGARAEILRINKEVEESRAKAKLLAAEKMIKEKEA from the exons ATGGCTATGGTAGACGTAGAATCACGGCGACAGAGAGTTGCCGTGGTTGGACTGG GGGCTATGGGGATCGTCGCTGTCAAGAACTTGCTGGAAGAGGGTTTTGACGTGGTGGGATTCGAACGCAGCAACTATGTTGGAGGCTTGTGGCACTTtaccgaagatgaagagacgcTGAGCATCATAGAAT CAACTACGGTCAACGTTTCAATTGATCGA GCATCCTTTACcgattttccttttcccatTG GAACCTCGACATTCTGTACTGCAAAAGAGGTGGAGCGTTATTTGGAAGCCTATGTGGAACACTTTGACCTCAGACCCCATTTCCGCCTTTCTACGAGCGTCTGGTCGGTAGCcagagaagatgacgacggaAGATGGAGGCTCGACTTTGAAAATCGGCCGAGCGAGTGGTTTGACAAGGTTATTATGGCTACGGGTCCTCATATCAGACCTATGATGCCCGTGCTTGAAGGCGCTGAGCTGTTTACTGGTCGATTAATCCACTCAAAGGCATTCAAAAG ACCTGAAGTCTTTTCTGGGCAGCAAGTTGTTGTCGTGGGGCTTGGAAACACGGGAAGTGATATTGCAGATGCACTTGTTGGCCATGCATCCGAGATTTCGATATCACACCACCATGGCGCCGTGATT ATGCCGCGGCTCCTCGACGGGGTAGCAGCCACAAGCCGCATATCGTACAGGTTCATCAACCTGCAAGGAGTCCTCAACAAATTGTTTCCCAAGCTCGCCGAAAGATTATACAACAAGAAAGCTCGACAAATCATGTCTGACGCATTTGGAAAGGTCGATCCAGCTTGGGGACTTGACCCAGCCCTCTCGGTTCTGGTGGCCAATCCAGTGATTTCCGACACGCTCATTGCCAACCTTCGATCCAAGGCAGTGGTGTCAATAAAAGGCATTCGAAGGTTTCTTGGTGACCGACAGATAGAATTGACCTCTGGCGAGGTCATTGAAGCCGACGCAGTCATCTGCTGTACGGGATACAAGAATGACTTCAgcctgctggagaaggcATATGATCCGTCTTCCATGCCTTCACCCAGCTGGCTACATGCTCCTGGCTCGAAGAACCGACCATATCCACGGCTGTATCAAAACGTCTTCTCCATGAGTGCACCTGATTCGTTGGCTTTTCTCGGCTGTGTCTGGTTCGTCACTGGTGCGTTTTGCCTTGCTGATCTTGCGAGTATGTGCATCGCGCAAGTCTGGTCTGGAAAAGCCTCGCTCCCGCCGCGATTGAAGATGCAGCAATGGGTGGACaagcaagagaagaggatatgCACTCTCGCACAGAGCGGAGCTGTGATCCCCACGGCAGTACCTCCGAGTGAATGGCTCTCATGGGCAGATAAAACAGCTGGTACGGGCGTGGAGGAGAATGTGGGCTGGGGATGGAAAGGATGGATCttttggtggagagagaggaagctTTGGAAGATGGTTATGGACGGTCCGTTTACTTCGGCGTTTTGGAGATTGTTTCCTGGGAGGAGAAAGCACTGGGAGGGTGCTAGGGCGGAGATTTTGAGGATAAATAAGGAGGTTGAAGAGAGtagagcaaaagcaaagttGTTGGCGGCTGAGAAGATGATtaaagagaaggaggcttga
- a CDS encoding ABC transporter transmembrane region domain-containing protein, with product MASVEALWSDLTSRLDERQQSIAVAVIATFLVLILTTKAITGSSTTLDASGKHKIPASPSYWLPFLGHAFSMAQGGFLASMRSRFTDGIFSLKMGGKMHHFIYKPSLAAALLNLHRPAAEEQMLANRLLGSTFGVSKKDAAIYNKIFPEALALYKYLSSEPGLSEITGGALSQVKQTINSYVTFSPNPMDQTEWEKMADVDVIEEGDKGVPTTQVDLMELTRNYVASTAIPAIYGTDFVENFPELWKWMWIYNEAFVLLAMSVPSWIPWPRLQRGKLARRRLLAFLYEFNEAMDKHMDGEEVDPKWQNLDNVSQLVKSRIALFREHGVSLDGRASFDLALLWASVANSNPLIPWMLFELYRDPVLLEQVREEIAPYVKAVQPKNEFGSAVWVPPVLEDMDIDGLITKCPLLKASYIETMRVYSCGWAMKMMYSDTVLEARGKGGESFLLKKGTYAHIPQELHQFDPQYFSNPTEWQAERHVRETVDESGNKVVTAELGTMRPYGGGLKMCKGRQFALREMLLYAAAIITFYDMQPPKGGSWSEPQTRKLVANKHPKKPLKWTGRDASGVKDDTIASPAREPEPSFKTPGQNIDASYFCANLPDLFNSLKSHFFKPAKLSLSLPSRSFKDVFPWREPTTMIPRILPRVPLACPRCSVAKAHSLPPWLPQRPIASSLQLQRPLRTSAVSHREQAPSPIPESLKPPPTSSKTSPAETTIAAAAAAKDAAAKGAATAKKPKPNNDPLASVDKSATEQRKADWAIMKEMSRYLWPKGDVLNVQVPFYFKSIVDSMNIDIVAVGGTATTELRNAVFASVAQKAIRGVARNVFNHLLRLDLSFHLSKQTGGLTRAMDRGTKGISFLLTSMVFHILPTALEISMVCGILTWQYGVKFAAVTALTMVGYTAFTIWTTAWRTKFRRQANAADNRASTVAVDSLINYEAVKYFNNEKFEVSRYDKALREYEKSSIKVATSLAFLNSGQNVIFSTALTAMMYFAAEGVAAGTLTVGDLVMVNQLVFQLSVPLNFLGSVYRELRQSLLDMETLFNLQKVNVNIVEKPTAKPLALIKGGEIKFENVSFGYHPDRPILNNLTVTIPAGKKVAVVGPSGCGKSTLLRLLFRYYDVQGGRILIDDQDVRDVTVDSLRRAIGVVPQDTPLFNDTVEHNIRYGQIDASHDQVVAAAKRARIHDIIEKFPEGYQTKVGERGMMISGGEKQRLAMSRLLLKDPPLLFFDEATSALDTHTEQALMMNINGILREKGRTSVFVAHRLRTIFDSDLIIVLKEGHVAEMGTHRELIDRAGVYAELWSAQETMFSEDGTETKEAKAEEEAEEANEETNEKKTN from the exons ATGGCGTCTGTCGAGGCTCTTTGGAGCGACCTCACCTCGAGGCTGGACGAGAGACAGCAGTCTatcgctgtcgctgtcatTGCTACTTTTCTCGTCCTTATTCTCACAACAAAAGCCATCACGGGAAGCTCTACAACGCTGGATGCAAGCGGCAAACACAAAATTCCTGCATCGCCAAGCTACTGGCTCCCGTTCCTCGGACATGCGTTTTCCATGGCCCAAGGCGGCTTTCTGGCCAGCATGCGGAGTCGATTCACAGACGGCATCTTTTCTCTGAAAATGGGCGGCAAGATGCACCACTTCATCTACAAGCCTTCGCTGGCTGCGGCACTCTTGAACCTTCATCGCCcggctgctgaggagcagATGCTGGCAAATCGCCTGCTGGGATCTACTTTTGGCGTGAGCAAGAAAGATGCAGCCATTTACAACAAGATATTCCCCGAGGCTCTGGCTCTATACAAGTACCTTAGTTCTGAGCCGGGGCTTAGCGAGATCACTGGGGGGGCTTTATCGCAAGTGAAGCAAACTATCAATAGTTATGTCACATTCAGCCCGAATCCCATGGACCAAACCGaatgggagaagatggcggacGTCGATGTTATCGAAGAGGGCGACAAAGGGGTTCCCACCACTCAAGTCGACCTCATGGAACTGACAAGGAATTATGTCGCATCGACAGCGATTCCAGCCATCTACGGCACTGATTTTGTCGAAAACTTCCCCGAGCTGTGGAAATGGATGTGGATATACAACGAggcttttgttttgttggcCATGAGCGTTCCTTCTTGGATTCCCTGGCCGCGTCTTCAGCGCGGAAAGCTGGCAAGGAGACGTCTTCTGGCATTTCTGTACGAGTTCAACGAAGCCATGGACAAGCATAtggatggcgaagaggtCGACCCCAAGTGGCAGAATCTGGATAACGTCAGCCAGCTGGTCAAAAGCAGGATTGCGCTGTTTAGAGAGCATGGAGTGTCACTCGACGGCCGTGCGTCCTTTGACCTGGCGCTGCTGTGGGCTTCGGTTGCGAATTCCAACCCTCTCATCCCATGGATGCTCTTTGAACTTTACAGGGATCCTGTGCTATTGGAACAGGTTCGTGAAGAGATTGCGCCATATGTCAAGGCTGTACAGCCAAAGAACGAGTTTGGATCTGCAGTCTGGGTGCCGCCGGTGCTGGAAGACATGGATATCGACGGACTGATAACTAAATGTCCGCTCCTTAAAGCTTCGTACATTGAGACCATGAGAGTTTACTCTTGCGGATGGGCCATGAAGATGATGTACAGCGATACTGTGCTGGAAGCAAGAGGGAAGGGCGGAGAGTCCTTTTTATTGAAGAAGGGGACTTACGCACACATCCCTCAAGAGCTGCACCAGTTTGATCCGCAATACTTTTCAAACCCAACTGAGTGGCAGGCCGAGAGACATGTGCGTGAAACAGTGGATGAAAGCGGCAACAAGGTCGTTACAGCAGAACTGGGGACGATGCGGCCATATG GTGGCGGCCTGAAGATGTGCAAGGGAAGGCAATTTGCGCTGCGGGAGATGCTGCTATATGCAGCTGCCATCATTACATTTTACGATATGCAGCCGCCCAAAGGGGGGTCGTGGAGCGAGCCTCAGACGAGGAAACTTGTTGCGAACAAGCATCCGAAGAAGCCGCTCAAG TGGACCGGCCGTGATGCCTCAGGTGTGAAGGATGACACCATAGCGTCGCCGGCTCGCGAACCGGAGCCGAGCTTCAAAACGCCGGGACAAAACATCGATGCTTCATATTTCTGCGCCAATTTGCCGGACCTGTTCAATTCTTTGAAATCGCACTTCTT CAAACCCGCAAAGCTCTCTCTCAGCTTGCCTTCCCGCAGCTTCAAGGATGTTTTCCCTTGGAGGGAGCCTACGACAATGATCCCCCGAATTCTGCCTCGCGTGCCGCTGGCCTGCCCGCGATGCAGCGTCGCGAAGGCGCATAGCCTCCCGCCGTGGCTCCCGCAAAGGCCgattgcttcttctctccaactccaacgaCCCCTCCGGACATCGGCGGTGTCTCACCGCGAGCAAGCGCCGTCGCCTATCCCCGAATCGCTGAAACCTCCCCCGACGAGCTCGAAAACATCTCCTGCCGAGACGACtatagctgctgctgctgctgctaaagatgctgctgccaaaGGCGCTGCTACTgcgaagaagcccaagcccaacaaTGATCCTCTTGCGAGTGTGGACAAGTCCGCGACGGAGCAGCGCAAGGCCGACTGGGCCATTATGAAGGAAATGTCGCGATATCTGTGGCCCAAGGGCGAC GTCCTCAATGTACAGGTGCCCTTTTATTTCAAGAGCATTGTCGATTCGATGAACATTGATATTGTCGCTGTTGGCGGCACTGCGACAACG GAACTACGAAATGCTGTCTTTGCGTCGGTTGCGCAAAAGGCGATTCGCGGCGTGGCTCGGAATGTCTTCAACCATCTCTTGCGACTCGACTTGAGCTTTCACCTTTCCAAGCAGACAGGTGGGTTGACGCGAGCCATGGACCGTGGTACAAAGGGCATCAGTTTCCTCCTGACGAGCATGGTCTTCCATATTCTTCCGACGGCATTGGAAATTAGCATGGTTTGCGGCATCCTTACATGGCAGTATGGAGTCAAATTCGCAGCAGTAACGGCACTGACTATGGTTGGATACACGGCTTTTACAATCTGGACGACGGCTTGGAGAACAAAGTTTCGCAGACAGGCCAATGCTGCCGATAACCGCGCTTCGACCGTGGCAGTGGACTCGCTGATCAACTACGAGGCTGTCAAGTATTTCAACAACGAGAAATTCGAGGTTTCGCGCTATGATAAGGCTTTGAGAGAATATGAGAAGAGCTCCATCAAGGTAGCCACTTCTCTGGCTTTCCTCAACAGCGGCCAAAATGTCATCTTTTCTACGGCCTTGACTGCCATGATGTACTTTGCCGCTGAGGGAGTCGCTGCAGGAACTCTGACTGTCGGAGATCTTGTCATGGTGAACCAGCTTGTCTTCCAGCTATCCGTCCCGCTAAACTTTCTCGGCTCAGTGTATCGCGAACTGCGACAGTCTCTCTTGGATATGGAGACGCTGTTCAATTTGCAAAAGGTCAACGTCAACATTGTGGAAAAGCCGACTGCGAAGCCTCTGGCTCTGATCAAGGGCGGAGAAATCAAATTTGAAAATGTCAGCTTTGGATATCACCCCGATAGACCCATCCTGAACAATTTGACAGTCACCATTCCCGCTGGAAAGAAGGTTGCCGTTGTTGGTCCCAGTGGCTGTGGTAAATCCACCCTCCTAAGACTTTTGTTCAGATACTACGATGTCCAGGGAGGTCGTATCCTCATTGACGACCAGGATGTTCGCGACGTCACGGTTGATTCCTTGCGCCGGGCCATCGGTGTGGTGCCTCAGGATACTCCCCTCTTCAATGATACCGTCGAACACAACATCCGCTATGGCCAGATTGATGCTTCTCACGACCAAGTTGTCGCAGCCGCAAAGCGAGCCCGCATTCACGACATCATCGAGAAGTTCCCAGAAGGCTACCAGACCAAGGTTGGCGAGCGAGGCATGATGATTTCTGGTGGCGAGAAGCAGAGGCTGGCCATGAGCAGACTGCTCCTCAAAGACCCTCCGTTGTTGTTCTTTGATGAGGCAACCAGCGCGCTTGATACACACACTGAAcaggccttgatgatgaacaTCAACGGCATTCTTCGGGAGAAGGGGCGCACAAGTGTGTTTGTGGCCCATAGGCTGCGAACCATCTTTGATTCAGACTTGATTATTGTGCTGAAGGAGGGGCACGTTGCTGAGATGGGCACGCATAGAGAGTTGATTGATCGTGCTGGTGTTTATGCCGAGCTCTGGAGCG CCCAGGAAACCATGTTCAGCGAAGATGGTACGGAGACAAAGGAGGCgaaggcagaggaggaggcagaggaggcgAACGAAGAGACtaatgagaagaagacgaattAG